ATTCTGGACTGAGTTTCTCTTAGAAAATCAAGCAATTTTTCGATTATTTTATCTTCTCTCCACTCTTTAACTAAACACTGCCCGAAAGTTTCGCCAATTGACGACTCTAGTAGATAGACTTCGAACTCTCGGCAATTCCCTTCTAAAATAGCTTTTTAAATCAGTGTTGTTCTCTATTTGCCCTTCAATGTAGTCTAATGCTATGGAAGTCTCTATGTAAATCCTTTTACTCATCGGAATTATACTTCATGCGAGTGGTTTAATTGTTTTCCGTGTTAGCTTGGAGTTAGGCCGTTATTATTTCGGATAAGTATAAAATAACAATTCCTCATTAATTACTCGGGAACATCAAGCCCTATGGTCCTTCTGTATCGCATTCCGGGAAAGCTAATTTTTTCAAGTGCTGAATACGCTTTGCTCCTTGCCTCCTCAATGCTTTGTCCCATTCCAACGACCGTCAGAACTCTTCCGCCGGTTGTGACGTATCCATTCGTTTTAGCGATGCCGTTGGCGTAGATTATCGCCTCCTTCATCGCCTCCTCGATTCCTGTTATAGGCTGGCTGGTGTAGTGGTCTGCAGGATAGCCGGGCTTCAGCCCTTCTCTGCCCTTCAGAGCTCCGCTGACCGCGCAAACAGCAACGCAGTAATCGCTGCTGAACCTCATCTCCACCTCATCCAGCCTACCCTCCACCACAGCCATCGATATCTCAGCCATATCGCTCTTAAGCCTCGGTAGCTTTGCCTCCGCTCCGGGGTCGCAGTCCCTGACGTTTATCTCAAGAACCTTAGGGATTAGTTCTCCGTTTTCCTCAACAAGCATTATGACAGGATAAAGAACGCCTTTGAACTCCTTGTCAAAGTTCTCTATTATCGGCTCCACAACCATCTCCATGATTCTCTGCTCTACCTCCTCCGTTACCGCTGGATGTGGGCTCACCGCACCCATACCTCCTGTGTTGGGGTTGATGAGCTTTCCCTCCCTGTAGAGTTGCTCTATTTGGGCTTTGGTGTAGAATTTTTTTGTGAGGCCGATGTAGAAGTCCCTCAAGCCCTCAATGTCATCGCTGTCGAAAGCCCTCTTGTAGTCCCTTGCATGGCCGAACGGCTTGACGGTTTTGCCGTCCGTCATGGCGGTGAAGGCAACCTCAATTCCCCTCAGCCTCTCCTCAACCACAATCCTGTTTCCAGCCTCTCCGAACTTCTTCTGAACCATTATCTCGTCCACCGCCCTTAATGCCTCCTCTACGGAGTCGCAGACGTAAACACCCTTCCCCGCAGCAAGGCCATCTGCCTTCACCACTATCCCGTTGTTGAACTTCTCCCTTATGTACTCCTTCGCCTCTTCTGGATTGTCGAAGTTCGCGTACTCAGGAATGGGAACTCCAATTCTCTTTAAGAAATCCTTCGCCCAGCACTTGCTTGCTTCAAGAATCGTGGCCTCCTTTTTCGGCCCTACGGCAGGTATTCCCTCCTCCTCAAGTCTGTCAACCAATCCGAGGCTCAGCGGCTCTTCCGGTCCGATGTAAGCGAGGTCAACCTCGCATTTCTTTGCGAACCGCACTATCTCGTCTATTGCCCTTATAGATGGAATTTTCTTTCCATCAAGCTCGGCAATCTTACACTTTTCGAAAAATTCGCTACCCCCGTTTCCGGGAGCTATATAAATTTCTTTAACCTGCTCACTCCTTGAGAAAGCGTGAGCAATTGCGTTACCCCTCCCTCCTGCATCGACCACCAGAACCTTCATACCGTTTTTTATCTCATCGATTATTTTCCGTTTTCGGTCAGCAGGGGCGGATATATAATTAATCCTCGTTTTTAATTACAAATTCTACCTGTGTAAAAATAACAAAGCTTAAATACGATTTGTAAGGCTTTCGAATGTCTTTAAAGTTTAGAGTTTGATCAGGGTGGTTACCATGGATAGGACAGAAATTCTTGAAAAAATTAAGCAGGCAGAGATTAAGGTTGAAGAGGCTATCAGGGCTGCAGAGGAGGAACGAAAAAACAAAATTCTTGAGGCTAAGATGAAAGCGAGAGAAATTATTGAGAGTGCCGAAGCTGAGGCGGTTAAAGTTAAGGAAGACATTCTCAATTCTGCAAGGCAACAGATAGAAGCCGAGAAGGAGGAAATCAGAAAGAGGGAAACAAAGAACATCGAGGATTACGCAAAGAAGGGCAAGGATAACATCATGAAGGCCGTGGAGATGCTGTATAATGAGTTCGTAGGGATGATGGAACATGCTTAAGCCGGAACGAATGGTTAGGGTTTCTGTAGTGGGTCCCAGGGAGAAACTGGGCGAAACTGCAGACCTTCTCCACAGACTCAACCTCGTCCACATAGAGGAGCCTGAAGAATCGGAATACTTCAGAATCGGCGAGCCGCATCCGGATGCATCAGTTGTTTCAAGAGCCCTTGTCCAGATGAGGAGCTTCATCTCCCACCTGAAGCTCGATCCATCGAGGATAGTGCCCAGAAGAAAGTTCAGAGAGTCCGAGATTGAAGCCCAGCTTAAGGAGAAGCTCGACGAGTACCAGCAATTGATTGGAGAGCGAATTGAGTATCTGAGAAGCGTTGATGAAAAGATTGCATCCTTGCAGGAGCAGCTCAACCAGATAGAGCCTCTCAAGAGGCTCGGAATACCCGCAAGACTGCTTAAGGGCTACAAGACGCTCAGAGTTTTCGTCGGGTTTGTAAAGGAGAACCCGACGGAGAAGTTTGCCCAGGTAACGAGCGATTTTGAAGTTTTCGCCACCGAATACGAGAAAGAGCTCGTTGTAGCGGTTTTCGTTAAAGCCGAGTACGGGGACGAGTTCCTGAGAATCTTGCAGGAGTGCGGTTACAGGGAGATTCAGGTTCCCGACGTTGAGGACTTTGAGGCAAAAATTTCGGAGATAGAGAAGGAAATCGAATCGCTGAAGTCAAGAAAGGAGCAGGTAGAGAAGGAAATAGAAGAGGTAAAGGTAAAGGAGGCCGAAACTCTGCTTGCAATTGAAGAATACCTCAGCTCGCAGATGGACAAGTACGAGCTGCCTTTGAGAACTTTGGTTTCGAAGTACTCATTCGTCCTCGTGGGCTATCTGCCTGCAAAGGCTTTGAACGAGTTCAAGGCCAAGATGGATGCAAACGGCGTTGCGGTTGAGGTGCTTGATGAAGAGGGTGAACCTCCAACCAAGCTCAGCAACCCTGCTGGTGTGAGAAACTTTGAGCTCCTCACAACAACCTTCGGAATTCCGAAGTACAAGGAGATTGACCCAACTGTGTTCATAGCGATCTTCTTCCCGATCTTCTTCGGTATGATGCTGGGAGATATCGGTTACGGTTTGCTCGTCACGGTCATTTCCCTGTACCTCAAGAGGGTGTTTAAGACTGAGGGCTGGCAGAGGATGCTGAACATCGGTGTGTACGCTGGAGTGATGTCAATAATCTTCGGCTTCATCTACGGAGAGTGCTTCGGCCCCTTCATAGTGCCTGGAGAGTACGAGCCATACCAGATCCACTTCATTGGCTCGCAGCTTGAGCACCTCTACGAGTTCCACCACGGTCATCCGATTTTCGACAGGGTTGAGGAGATGGGTGTCAAGATTCTGCTGTTCGCAACGATTGTGATCGGTATCGCGAAGATTCTCTTTGGATTCGCTCTCGGTTTCTACAACGTCTATGTCGAGCATGGCCTTAAGGATGCGATTCTCGAGAAGCTCTCGTGGATCATAGGTGTTCTTGGCCTTGCAATGATCATCTTCGGCTTCGCGTACAACGTGGGAGTGTTCTACCAGCTCGGAATGGGTCCGAATCCGGGCGATGTGCCTCCGCTTCCACTGCCTGGACTTATGGAAGGCTGGCAGGCAGGACTGAACGTTTACTACTTGGCAGCACTTCCATTGCTCGTCGTCTGGTTCATACTGTTCGTCATGGGCGAAGTGCCGAAAATGGGTGCTATGGGAGTCATACTTGCAGTCGAGCTGCTAACGTGGTTCGGCCAGATCATGAGCTACGCGAGACTTCTAGCCATTGGACTGTCTTCAGTCTACATAGCCTTCGTCATCAACTTCATCGGAATGAAGCTCATTGATCCAGTGGGTATAAGTATACCGATAGTTGGCGCAATAGTCCTGCTAATCGGACACGTGGGCAACTTGATTCTCGGCATTCTCGATCCAGGTTTGCAGTCATTGCGTTTGCACTACGTAGAGTTCTTTACGAAGTTCTTTGAGGGTGGCGGAAGGCTCTACGAGCCTTTCGGCAGGATAAAGAGGTTTATTGAGGAGTGAGGTGTGTTTGAGGAGGTGAGATGAATGGTGGAAGATGCATTGGCTAAGGGTTTGATTGCAGTTGGTGCTGGACTGGCAGTTGGACTGGCCGGTATTGGTGCAGGACTTGGTGAGAGCGGTATCGGTGCAGCTGCCGTAGGAGCTACAGCCGAGGACAGGGGCTTCTTCGGTCTCGGTATTCTGTTCACAGTTATACCGGAGACCATAGTCATCTTCGGACTGGTCATAGCGTTCATACTGATGTTCGCGTTCTAACATGCCGGGCGAGGAGCTGGTCAGGAGATTCCTGGAAAGGAGGGTGCTGACGGAAAAAAACATAGAGAGGTTCGTGAAGTATTACTGGTTGGTGTCGACCGCGAGGATGGTTCTCGGAGTAACCATCCTCATTTTAATATTAATAGGCGGGCTTAAGTTTAGCCAGCTTATTCCCTGGAGGTGAGATGAATGGTGGAAGATGCATTGGCTAAGGGTTTGATTGCAGTTGGTGCTGGACTGGCAGTTGGACTGGCCGGTATTGGTGCAGGACTTGGTGAGAGCGGTATCGGTGCAGCTGCCGTAGGAGCTACAGCCGAGGACAGGGGCTTCTTCGGTCTCGGTATTCTGTTCACAGTTATACCGGAGACCATAGTCATCTTCGGACTGGTCATAGCGTTCATACTGATGTTCGCGTTCTAAGGTGAAAGAGATGCCACTGGATAAAGTACTGCAGGAGATCCAGCAGAAAGGTGAAGAGGAGGTCAGGAGAATCAGGGAGGAGACGGAGAAGGAAGTTGAGAAGATACTGGCCGAGGCCAAGGCTGAGGCCGAGGAGATTCTGAAGAAGGCCAGAGAGGAGGCAGAGAAGGAGGCGGAAGCCATCAGAAGGCAGGAAATTTCCAGCGTCAAACTGGAGATGAAAAGGGAACTTCTGAACGTGCAGAAGGAGATCCTTGAGGAGGTTTTCAACCTTCTCAGGCAGAAGGTTAGAGACATGGATGAAGAGACGAGAAAGAAGATACTCAAAAACCTGCTTGAAAAGAACGCTTCACCAGGAATGGTTGTTTACTCAAGGAAAGAGGATGAGGACATAGTAAAAGAGCTGATAAAGGAGCTCAAACTCGATGTCACCTACGGCGGCAACATAGACTGTATAGGAGGAGTCATACTTGAAGACCCCGCCGGGGACATCAGACTGAACCTGACGTTCGACGAACTTGTAAGCCAGGTTTACGAACAGAAGCTGAGCGAAGTGTCAAAATTGCTTTTCAAGTAAGTAAGAGGTGATAACAATGATCTACAAGGGAAATAGAGCCGCCTGGGCTTACATCGTTGCAAGAACGAAGGTTATGAAGAGCAGACTGCTGAAGCCAGAGGACTTCAGGAAACTGCTGAACATGGAGTTTGACGAGATTGTGAGGTATATAGGTGAGACGGAGTATAAAAAGGAAATCGACGAGCTCGGCTACAAGTTCACGGGGCCAAGACTGCTCGACCACGCCCTCTACGCAAACCTCGCGAGAACCTACAGAAAGCTCATTGAGGTCTCCTTTGGTGCCTCAAAGTTCCTGATAATGAAGTATCTTGAGAAGTGGGATGTCTGGAACATAATAAACATCATCAGGGGCAAAATGGCAAACGTTCAGCCCGAAGTGGTTGATGACATTCTGGTCCCTGCTGGTGAGAGGGACATGGACTTCTGGAAGACGTTGCTTGTCAAGGATATCGAAGAAATCGTCAAGTCCTTTGAGGGGACACCCTACTACGAGCCCCTTTCCAAGATAGGCAGCGAAGACATGAGCAAAATCGAGGACGGGCTTTACAAGGTTTACTACAGGGAGTTACTAAAGCTAAATCCTTCAGACTTTGCAATGAAGCTCTTCCTCGACTTCATCAAGATGGAAATAGACATAAGGAACGTCAAGACGCTGCTGAGGCTGAAGGCGGAGGATGCGACGCCCGACGAAATAATGGAGTGCACGATTCCCGGTGGTTA
The nucleotide sequence above comes from Archaeoglobus fulgidus DSM 4304. Encoded proteins:
- the ahaH gene encoding ATP synthase archaeal subunit H, whose product is MDRTEILEKIKQAEIKVEEAIRAAEEERKNKILEAKMKAREIIESAEAEAVKVKEDILNSARQQIEAEKEEIRKRETKNIEDYAKKGKDNIMKAVEMLYNEFVGMMEHA
- the ahaC gene encoding ATP synthase A1 subunit C, which encodes MIYKGNRAAWAYIVARTKVMKSRLLKPEDFRKLLNMEFDEIVRYIGETEYKKEIDELGYKFTGPRLLDHALYANLARTYRKLIEVSFGASKFLIMKYLEKWDVWNIINIIRGKMANVQPEVVDDILVPAGERDMDFWKTLLVKDIEEIVKSFEGTPYYEPLSKIGSEDMSKIEDGLYKVYYRELLKLNPSDFAMKLFLDFIKMEIDIRNVKTLLRLKAEDATPDEIMECTIPGGYELTEEELRKLAAMPIDEMIKALEGYWFWNDVQIEGKEVAAVEIEFDKVWIKTISKRASNYPLSILPVLQYIVLKKVEVDNLRVLGWGKYYGLPSEEIERQMVIL
- a CDS encoding V-type ATP synthase subunit E produces the protein MPLDKVLQEIQQKGEEEVRRIREETEKEVEKILAEAKAEAEEILKKAREEAEKEAEAIRRQEISSVKLEMKRELLNVQKEILEEVFNLLRQKVRDMDEETRKKILKNLLEKNASPGMVVYSRKEDEDIVKELIKELKLDVTYGGNIDCIGGVILEDPAGDIRLNLTFDELVSQVYEQKLSEVSKLLFK
- a CDS encoding ATPase, with translation MVEDALAKGLIAVGAGLAVGLAGIGAGLGESGIGAAAVGATAEDRGFFGLGILFTVIPETIVIFGLVIAFILMFAF
- the purD gene encoding phosphoribosylamine--glycine ligase — protein: MKVLVVDAGGRGNAIAHAFSRSEQVKEIYIAPGNGGSEFFEKCKIAELDGKKIPSIRAIDEIVRFAKKCEVDLAYIGPEEPLSLGLVDRLEEEGIPAVGPKKEATILEASKCWAKDFLKRIGVPIPEYANFDNPEEAKEYIREKFNNGIVVKADGLAAGKGVYVCDSVEEALRAVDEIMVQKKFGEAGNRIVVEERLRGIEVAFTAMTDGKTVKPFGHARDYKRAFDSDDIEGLRDFYIGLTKKFYTKAQIEQLYREGKLINPNTGGMGAVSPHPAVTEEVEQRIMEMVVEPIIENFDKEFKGVLYPVIMLVEENGELIPKVLEINVRDCDPGAEAKLPRLKSDMAEISMAVVEGRLDEVEMRFSSDYCVAVCAVSGALKGREGLKPGYPADHYTSQPITGIEEAMKEAIIYANGIAKTNGYVTTGGRVLTVVGMGQSIEEARSKAYSALEKISFPGMRYRRTIGLDVPE
- a CDS encoding V-type ATP synthase subunit I codes for the protein MLKPERMVRVSVVGPREKLGETADLLHRLNLVHIEEPEESEYFRIGEPHPDASVVSRALVQMRSFISHLKLDPSRIVPRRKFRESEIEAQLKEKLDEYQQLIGERIEYLRSVDEKIASLQEQLNQIEPLKRLGIPARLLKGYKTLRVFVGFVKENPTEKFAQVTSDFEVFATEYEKELVVAVFVKAEYGDEFLRILQECGYREIQVPDVEDFEAKISEIEKEIESLKSRKEQVEKEIEEVKVKEAETLLAIEEYLSSQMDKYELPLRTLVSKYSFVLVGYLPAKALNEFKAKMDANGVAVEVLDEEGEPPTKLSNPAGVRNFELLTTTFGIPKYKEIDPTVFIAIFFPIFFGMMLGDIGYGLLVTVISLYLKRVFKTEGWQRMLNIGVYAGVMSIIFGFIYGECFGPFIVPGEYEPYQIHFIGSQLEHLYEFHHGHPIFDRVEEMGVKILLFATIVIGIAKILFGFALGFYNVYVEHGLKDAILEKLSWIIGVLGLAMIIFGFAYNVGVFYQLGMGPNPGDVPPLPLPGLMEGWQAGLNVYYLAALPLLVVWFILFVMGEVPKMGAMGVILAVELLTWFGQIMSYARLLAIGLSSVYIAFVINFIGMKLIDPVGISIPIVGAIVLLIGHVGNLILGILDPGLQSLRLHYVEFFTKFFEGGGRLYEPFGRIKRFIEE